In Mesobacillus boroniphilus, the genomic stretch CACCGGCAGCATCCAGAAGGAGAGAGCGTTCAGGCGCGGGAACGCCATGTCCGGCGCGCCGATCATCAGCGGGATCACGAAGTTCGCGATGCCGGCGAAGACCGGGATGATGAACAGGAAGATCATCAGCGAGGCGTGCACCGAGAAGAGGCCGTTGAACGTGTTCGGGTCCACGAACTGCGTGCCCGGCTGTGCCAGCTCCGCGCGCATCAGCATCGCCATCAGGCCGGCGGCGATGAAGAAGAAGAAGGTCGTGCAGATGTACTGGATGCCGATCACCTTGTGATCGGTGTTCACGCGGAAGTAGTCGCGCCAGCCGGTGGCGCCGTGGCCCGAGT encodes the following:
- a CDS encoding cbb3-type cytochrome c oxidase subunit I; the protein is LLDWDAIITVGALIAAPFGYLIGIGCFDYWFRWASGAPTIPEDHSGHGATGWRDYFRVNTDHKVIGIQYICTTFFFFIAAGLMAMLMRAELAQPGTQFVDPNTFNGLFSVHASLMIFLFIIPVFAGIANFVIPLMIGAPDMAFPRLNALSFWMLPV